Within Quercus lobata isolate SW786 chromosome 5, ValleyOak3.0 Primary Assembly, whole genome shotgun sequence, the genomic segment atttaaaataaaaaataaaaaaaaaggggagagcataaagttttggacagaaccaaggccttgtatggtcctcggacttaagcctacggggaaaccaagtacaaaaaattattattattacaagttttggacagaaccaaggccttgtatggtcctcggactcaagcctatggggaaaccaagtacaaaaaattattattattacaagttttggacagaaccaaggccttgtatggtcctcggactcaagtctatggggaaaccaagtacaaaaaattattattattacaagttttggacagaaccaaggccttatatggtccttggactcaagcctatggggaaaccaagtacaaaaaattattattattacaagttttggacagaaccaaggccttgtatggtcctcggactcaagcctatggggaaactaagtacaaaaaattattattattacgagttctggacataaccaaggccttgcatggtcctcggacccaagccaagggggtaagtattactttttattggtctgccttattgtgccaagcacttctattaaagttatggcaacatctttttattattaagtattttggtcttagtcgtcattgatttagatgctatattattgtgccgagcggtgcttgcaaatttataaaacagagacaaaacatacaaaatgaaatagaaacaacttttattaatatgaaaaatcattacaatgtacaaaaaggggcttcaacaagcctatacaaaagaggggctgccgaagcagcactaacatccacagtacaaataagcaaacggtcaagcgccttttaaacttgtcttcaaagtctctccaatctctggctcattgttgctcatactaagagaggaactcacttcaaaaaaaaaaatgaagaagaaggaaatagtaaggaagaaatcaatgaagaagatggaggagatgaatgaagaagatggaggacatgagtaagagaaggaggagaagaagggggggagagatgaagagacaaagggaggagtaaaagagggagaaggacagcaccagggcggaactggtgctgggaagactataagaggaaggcggaggagggcaccagtgagcaaagagagggagaagcagaagcacttcgcccctgcctcagccctgactcctaacacactggtgccatgttaggtacgctcgtgaggagccgggtggtgctgatattaggtgttctcgactcagtcacgccgagaattcgacgtgacgagcccctgcttcggattttggctgaaagagaggcgggacagatcttaagtctgcgccatccttgccctgatcgagccatttcaagctttatcagaacatggtgttttgaggaggggcatggttccttcatcattcgttatggtaggcgtatactgatatggtgtataacaaacgggctaagcagacgctaaaggaggctacaagtttcagatctcagaaggaaggaaaggggtctgcacgaaagtgatggcctcctgcttgccttcttataggaagggcaaaacggagggtattaaatgcattctaGTTTCctaaagaatctgaagaaaaaagaggcgtccgttccatttccccaccttatcagatgagccgccggacataaatgagcctcataaaggggattcattaagggcgcgtctgggacagccaagcggcaggagtagatcacgagcagattaaacggaatcccttgaaaaccggctaacttcctggacaggtggaaaaccgctcacataaatgcggggttgaactaaataagccacattaagggcccgggtttgccaaaaccctccttcccaacccggaagtcggatagaagggttttgagtggctattgtggggcccaataattcatggaccaggcccatttgcccttagagagtccaaaggcccgagccgaggagaactgtggcccaagctctacaatacagagcacaaaacaattttgggaggcagccgaggacagttcagtcctcggcagatcctgaatcccaccggaataaaggggtaaaactggtatagggacgaatttgtaaggagatccaaaatatcttggggaagttatccttactacccttccagataagacccaacacatgacagagccgtactctacagccttatcaaccatccccaacaattctgggattagactgatgggacaaatatcagtcttgtaaagattgaccctacacgtggacgaaggacaattaacgcagacgagtataaaagaagaaagtaagtaaatctaaagggagccccatcccacctccgaaaaagaaagactacatgggggagaacCTCTCAACAGCACCGGacctcactgaagaaagtccgtcgttgggtaaccgggataaggcctcaatggtcctcaaatcaactccgaggagtcccatcccatagggtgcgacgccttagggattaaatgttcaagcccaactccttttccTATAGGAATCCCTCCAAAATCAGGATCGGAACATCGCCCCGCGACCaaacccaagcttttcaagcccactctttacaaatcatattgtgagggatctttcgtgtgtgagcccaaaaatgttaatgggccgcaaaggaatcgtgtccttacagtaacAATCGGAAATTAAGCGAAAATTGAAATTAGTAAATATATCtttgactaaaaaaatcaaaacaggaaagaggacaaaaaaaatcaaataataagtCATAGATTAAAACCCAAATTGCCcaacaaaaacaatgaaatttcccattttttaatCTAATGAAAGCAAACCTAGATTATAAATCAATCAGGACTGCCCAAATTTTGATCGCATAAACACAATAAACCTAAAACAAACCCTAGAATATGAAACTAAGATCAAAAACGAAAAAACATAAGATAAATAATAGAAAgattcaaagagagagagagtagaaacATTGTGGATTTGAAATTTGCTCCACTACCTTCTTGTCTAATAACCCAGATATCAagccaaataaacaaaaataaaaaacaaaatagaatagaacAGAACATGAAACTGAAACTTACCGACAACTTTGTGGAACCGGAAGATGGAGGGAGATCGGTCTAACAGTAGTGAAGAGGCCTTCCTCAGGTTTCTCTCTCCAACACTCTCCGTATCTTATCAGATTTCTCTGTGTTTCACGGTCACAAAAGCTCTCTATtctttatatctctctctctagtagttttttatttaatatagagAAGTAGAGCATCGGGTTTAgggtttagaaaagttttaatataGAGAAGTAGAGCACCGGTATTAgggtttagaaaagttttattattattattattattattattattattatgacgtggaaaattgtagaagtttcaaaagtttcggttttatatatatatatagattaatataAGTAAGAATATGAACCTATTACTTGAGTGGAAGctacaaatatttaattattttccatgaaattaaaaacacaattttttgtcTAATTGCGTCttatcaaatttgtttttatcttttacttGACTTTGTTTTACTTTTTGCCAAAGCTTGCGTGCAAGAATTCTTATTAACTTACTAATGTCTTGCGTgatatattttgaaatattttgtaaaaatatacaTGTCTCAGGGCctatatataatatgtattATGTGTTATAATATTTGGAGAATTAACTTCAATTATATTACATTACATGTCAttagaaaaaagataaaatgggaaatttttttaaaaattattattattaagaatatGAACCTATTACTCGAGTGAATGATGAATAGATagcataacaaaaaaaaaggaaaacgaaTGATGAATAGACAAATCTTTACTTATTTTCCATCAACTTGTTGCCAAAGCATGCGTGCGAGAATTAATATTAACTCACTAATGTCTTGTACAGTGTGTGGtactttttttgaaatattttgtaaaataaaattatcttagaatttatatataatatttttagaattaacCTCAATTATACTACATGtcataaaatagaaaatataaattattacaattaatataattaattaagaatGTGAACCTATTTGAGTGCATgttattaaaatttgtttttatattttgcttgactttgttttatttgttgtaaaagaaattgaattttagcaaaaaatataccaaatcaattatttaatatatatatattaccaaaaataactttaaatattcatttatatataatttatacatcagaataaatacatttactGTATTAATACTCTTTTTAATTGCACAGCACAAATTTAGTTTACTAcaatgtttatttatatattttgtgtgtattaagattaatataattaaaatatgaaaaaaatacttttgtgaattcaaaaatatttaattattttaattaatttaagcacgtaattatttttataatcttgATCGTATgtgttattaaattttcttttgtcttttgatAGTGTTTGTTTCAATTGTTACCTAAGAAACTAAACATGAGGGAAAATGCAATAttccaaatcaattttttatgaggaaaataagttttccaaatgaattatttcttatataagtttataaaaataacaatatatttgcCTTCATGTTTATAAAATCTTGATATGATAGAGAGTTAAAGAGCTATGACTCAtgagaacttttttttattttggtaattgaaaaATGGTTAGGGCGTGACCATTGTGGTTTTTCTACTAGGACGTTACTATGGTAGCACTATAATTGTTCTTGAACTAGACATTTGCCTCGATGCAATACAAGGTACAAGGACCCACAATGAGTTACTAGTGCATAAAGGGGactcaaacccacaaccaaagTGGTGTTTATCCAAGTTTCTCATCACTAGACCATATTAGGGGTgtgtttagataccgcttattttactaaaactgaaaaattattgctaaaactattgtagataaaaataaagataaaaattagttgaaatagtatagtgaaacctttaaataatatcaaaaaatataataaaatccataaataataacaaaaataaattaaatagtaaaataattttaatttttcgtTTCGAACATTATTCCCATGATTCCATGCAAATTGAATGAGGCCATTATTTCCTCGCACATTCACTTCGTAGTTGCTATCCCCAGTTTCCACCCCATACCTTAAAAACCTCTCACCAAAACAAACAAGCCCAACCCAAGCCCATTACTGTAAAAACCACATGTCTCACTCCACACCACTCAAAAGTCCACAACCCactcccttatatatatatatatatatatatatatatatataaataccaCTGACCCACTCACATCACAACGAAACaaaattctcaaacaaaaaaaatgtcaagacAGGAAGTCACAAACCACAGAGAGCAAGCAGAGATCTACCACGGCGAAGAGCTGTGCAAGCAAAAGTCTCAAGATCTCCTCAGCGAGATCTCTCTCCCCAAAGGCCTCCTCCCTCTAGACGACGTCGTCGAGGTCGGCTACAACCGCACCACCGGGTTCGTGTGGCTCAAGCAGAAGCGCAAGAAGGAGCACCGGTTCCGCTCCATCGGCCGAAACGTCTCGTACGACAACGAGGTCACGGCCTTCGTGGAGGACCGCCGCATGAGGAAGCTCACTGGGATCAAGACCAAGGAGCTCCTCATCTGGGTCTCCATTTCCGACATCTACATCGACGACCCCAGTTCGGGTAAGATCACGTTTGCCAATCCTACTGGGATCTCCAGGTCTTTTCCGGTGTCGGCTTTTGAGCTCGACAACGCTGGGAATAGCGGAAAATGAGAATAGACTTTCTCGATTTTGtgtgttataaaaataatgggttataataataaaaataaaaataaaaaaaaaaaaattggttttgctGTTGTATTGTCAATTTTTACTGGTTATTTTACTGTTTTGGTTGACTGAGATATTTTGACTAAAATCCAAATCTTCTTTGTTTCTCCAAATTTCAATTGGATGGCGTGCTTAACTGAGCTATCTTTTCATCTCTTGCAATTATTGTCgctttgtgattttttttttactttatatgCAAACTCTCTGTCTGCCGACCTGAATGCATTGAGCGTTTGGTTTGGAAATTATCTACTATTCAGatgtcttatttttttaaaaaaaaaaaattaatcataaaaatgaaatatttaaatatataatttgacaattcaattctttataataaaattgaatagtaaatgtttattgactttttttttaacctttttttttttatcaactagATGTTTATTATCTGTTCGTGGTGTAATGcaactcatttaaaatttcCCAGGCTTGCtgtctggtttctcaaaaaaaaactagatGTTTATTATCTGCTTAACTTTTATGATGCTATGAACTTATGAAGCACGGATATAGACACCACGTGGGACAAGATACAACATTTAATGAATTGAATATCAATAaatatttcaaacaaaaaaaatatatatatatcaataaatatataaatgtatatattttttgaagtatatttaatatttattttagattttaggaaTAAGTAAACATCAATCAAAatcattgaaaatttatttaaaacagGAACGTACCCAGTAAGGGCTCGGCCCCCTCggacataaaaaaagaaaaaaaaaattagttatattTTGTGCTTTTAATAGTTGGGCCCCTCTCTTCCAAACTTGGGCCCTTTTAGTTAGTCCTGTCCAAACCATGATCCAAGTGTACAGGTTAGATTTACAACTATGGTCCACTTGTTTTAGCTCAAGTAGTTAGctgtctcttttttcttcttttatttctcttttattttaccaCCACAGGGACGTGTATgattcttttcttgatttttattaaattaattattatattattatataacatataaacaatatatataataagctacttttaaaatagataaaaatatataatataaaaaaatgaaacactaaaatgtgtaaaatgtaAATCGTCatttgattagatttttttttaatgcatttaatTTCAAGGATTGTTTGTCTACTTTGCAAATTTAACTtgttagtattatttttttttttgttttatgttagtCGTTATACTTAATggattataatttatttttaaatctaatcCCATAAGCAAGTTAAAAACTATTTGATCTAGTCATGgtaatattttagaaaataatactATACTTTTGGATGATAATGTTGAGTTATAATGTAATTAACTTATATATTGAATAGTATTTATATTCTACCACTTTAGACTATTATATAATGATACCTTAGAGTACTATACATAAtatgaatataatatatattcaaatcttgTTTTCATTTGGCCCCCCAAATACAAGTTCCAAGTCACACCATGGTCACATAACTTAAGTTTTTTGATAAtcatcctaatttttttttttttttttgagtcatcATTGGCTATGTGGATACTTATTTGAAgttgttttaattgtttaaacTCCAGCCCTCCTAGTTTGAAATCTTAAGTCTGTCCCTGATTTAAAACTAATACTCCCTCCGTCTCACTTTATTTGTCCTTTATTCTATTTTAGGGTgtctcaaaattttgtcttgtttctaaaaataaaattcattaatttactaatattcctattatatccctattaatttactaactcaatattttgataaatttatttaagggtagttttggaaacttatacatttttaaaaggtagataagataataaatgatgttcccttaaaaaatttgacttttcaaacaggacaaacaaagtgggatggagggagtactaaattataattatatcatGTTGGGACTTGCATTTCCAAGagacaaaatattaaaagtcCATTAAGAATTGAGTTTCATGAAACTCTATTCATAAAGAAACAAGATAGCGTGCCTTAAGGCTAACACaactctttattaaattattatccACATGGATCTTGTATCTTAACGACAAGAAATCCATTGCAtaccaaatttcaaaaatccttttgttgagccaaaaaaaaaaaaaaaaaatccctttctCTCTATAGTCTATACTTCTTTGTTTCTCTTATTCTACCCCTATCAcgaatttactaaaaatcaagcacctctctctctctctctctctaaagacTTCTTGCACAAGTACACTTCAACCACGCCTTTTTAAGTTGTGTGGAAGCTTTAAGAAACAAAGGCAGTACCTAGAGATTCAAAGCCGGTAACTTGACTGACTTCAAGCAAGTATAAATAGGAAGACAAGGACTCCCATTTCGTGTGTAGCAAATGAGTTATCTACTTTGCGTAAGTGTATAAGTTTCTCAGCATAAGTGAGTGAGTTAAACGTGTGTGCCTAGGTGTCTAGAATTAAATTATGTGCAAGAGCATATACACACGCACGCACAACACACTCTTGCacatacttttatttatttatatatatatatatatatatatatatatttatgtgattCACGACTtgataaaaattcatatataaactaaatttaaaaaaaaataattaaaacaaaatcattaaataattagtaataattaattataaaataagtaaataattttaataaaaaaattgctttaaGTTCTGATTGTTTAGAGTTTGGACTTTAACTTAAATAGGTGTCTattgttttgcttctttataaTAAACTTTCTTTGGCATAATATTCTACACGCAAATTTAGAAGTAAAGAACAATAAATtagatgaatttattaaattcaaatataagcGTAAGTTGCATcttgggggaaaaaaatacaacaatatgGGGTGTATCATCAATCGTGTGGGATTTAATTATAGGGATGACTTAATGGTTAAGAGAGATTATATCGAAAAGCTCtggcttaatatatatatatatatatatatatatgaaaattttgataatagactattagttagagtagaatttaaatttctaaaacttagatgaaattttttttcctaaattaaattattgttaaatttaattccttagtcaagagtcttgtagcttaatatcctaataaaaaattaatttaatattggatgcaacttgaggaaaaaacaaaaacaaaaacaaaaacaaaaacgtgaGTTATGTGGGATTTAAGTTTCGAAAATTTTGATTATagactttttgttttatctatactactatttaaggaaCTTCTCCTATTTAGGATCCTCAATTTTGATacccaaaataccctcaaattcATCTGTTTCTAAAGCTTAAATCATAGGGTTAGATAtgtaaattagtaatttaaaaactcctaatttttagctaaattataaataataataaaaattttttctctcacctCCACATTTCTCTCTCACGTTAGTCATCAAGTACTAATACAActtctttttgataaaaataaataaataaataaaactgcttttttttttctacaaacttaccattttttattatcactaaattgtttttttctcacCTTCACATTTCTCTCTCACGTTAGTAGTCAAGTACTGATACaacttcttaaaataaaaaataaaataaaactgtcATAATTAAAACatgtaaacccaaaaaataaaaaataaaaaacctcatctCATGCGCGAAgcacgtgtgatgaggctagtttaaattaaatatttgttagaTGATATCCcataattttaagaaatatatcataacaaataatacaaaattaattgttcttaaaatgttggtaatagacttttagttggagtagaagtcaaaatgtttttttttagaaagaagatGTCGGTTGTTGTTTGAGAtttaagttttaattattttttataatatacttttagtttgaatagaatttaaattttttgaaatatttaagtatagattttttttttatataatagacttttagtttgaatagaatttaaatttgtcgaaatatttaagtttagaaatttttgataatagacttttagtttgtaaatttgttgaagtttaaatgataaaattttatctaaattaaacaattgttaaatattatcccttaatttgaggaaatatatcataagaaataatataaaattaatgat encodes:
- the LOC115992276 gene encoding uncharacterized protein LOC115992276; translated protein: MSRQEVTNHREQAEIYHGEELCKQKSQDLLSEISLPKGLLPLDDVVEVGYNRTTGFVWLKQKRKKEHRFRSIGRNVSYDNEVTAFVEDRRMRKLTGIKTKELLIWVSISDIYIDDPSSGKITFANPTGISRSFPVSAFELDNAGNSGK